In the genome of Poecilia reticulata strain Guanapo linkage group LG16, Guppy_female_1.0+MT, whole genome shotgun sequence, one region contains:
- the LOC103477659 gene encoding fucolectin-7-like isoform X1: MRYGVLFHLLLLLPMCSAYTYQNVALRGKASQSSQYKGDPWNAFVDASNAIDGNLNADLTKGSCTHTDTENNPWWRVDLLDSYIVTQVVITNRGDCCAQQSNGLEVRIGNSLRQDGTANPLVATISSIAAGSSYTINFAERVEGQYVIIIAPGVSRVLHVCEVEVYGYRAPTEENVAVYGKASQSTVYPGAFAYYAIDGYREGLFSQGSCSATNNDYSPWWRLDLGRTHKVFNINITNRVEVPTRINGAEIRIGDSLDNNGNNNPRCAVISTIAPGFTDTFQCNGMDGRYINVVIPGRNEFLTLCEVEVYASRLD; this comes from the exons ATGAGGTACGGCGTACTGTTTCATTTGCTGCTCCTCCTGCCAATGTGCTCAGCTTACACTTACC AAAACGTGGCTTTACGTGGCAAAGCTTCACAGTCTTCTCAGTACAAAGGGGATCCGTGGAATGCATTTGTAGATGCTTCCAATGCCATTGATGGAAACCTAAATGCTGACCTTACAAAGGGATCTTGCACCCACACTGATACTGAAAACAACCCCTGGTGGAGAGTGGACCTGCTGGACTCATACATAGTCACCCAGGTCGTCATCACCAACAGAGGAGACTGCTGTGCACAGCAATCCAATGGTTTGGAGGTTCGCATCGGAAACTCTTTACGACAAGATGGCACTGCAAACCCACT ggTTGCTACCATTTCCTCTATTGCAGCTGGAAGCTCTTATACaataaattttgctgagcgTGTTGAAGGTCAATATGTGATCATTATAGCCCCTGGTGTGAGCAGGGTTCTACATGTCTGTGAAGTGGAGGTCTACGGATACCGCGCTCCAACTG aagaaaatgtggCAGTTTATGGAAAAGCTTCACAGTCAACAGTTTATCCTGGAGCCTTTGCCTACTACGCTATCGATGGGTATCGTGAAGGCCTCTTCAGCCAGGGTTCCTGCAGTGCCACAAATAATGACTATAGCCCCTGGTGGAGACTGGACCTGGGAAGAACCCATAAAGTGTTCAATATTAACATAACCAATCGGGTAGAAGTTCCCACTCGAATTAACGGAGCTGAAATTCGGATTGGAGATTCACTTGATAACAATGGAAATAACAATCCCAG GTGTGCTGTGATCTCAACCATCGCTCCAGGTTTTACTGATACCTTTCAGTGCAACGGCATGGATGGTCGATACATCAACGTTGTCATACCTGGAAGAAATGAGTTTCTCACTCTGTGTGAGGTGGAAGTGTACGCATCCAGACTGGATTAA
- the LOC103477659 gene encoding fucolectin-7-like isoform X2, whose protein sequence is MRYGVLFHLLLLLPMCSAYTYQNVALRGKASQSSQYKGDPWNAFVDASNAIDGNLNADLTKGSCTHTDTENNPWWRVDLLDSYIVTQVVITNRGDCCAQQSNGLEVRIGNSLRQDGTANPLVATISSIAAGSSYTINFAERVEGQYVIIIAPGVSRVLHVCEVEVYGYRAPTEENVAVYGKASQSTIYSGAIAYNAIDGYREGRFSQGSCSATNNTFNPWWRLDLGRTHKVFNINITNRVEYPTRINGAEIRIGDSLDNKGNNNPRCAVISTIAPGFTETFQCNGMDGRYINVVIPGRNEYLTLCEVEVYASRLD, encoded by the exons ATGAGGTACGGCGTACTGTTTCATTTGCTGCTCCTCCTGCCAATGTGCTCAGCTTACACTTACC AAAACGTGGCTTTACGTGGCAAAGCTTCACAGTCTTCTCAGTACAAAGGGGATCCGTGGAATGCATTTGTAGATGCTTCCAATGCCATTGATGGAAACCTAAATGCTGACCTTACAAAGGGATCTTGCACCCACACTGATACTGAAAACAACCCCTGGTGGAGAGTGGACCTGCTGGACTCATACATAGTCACCCAGGTCGTCATCACCAACAGAGGAGACTGCTGTGCACAGCAATCCAATGGTTTGGAGGTTCGCATCGGAAACTCTTTACGACAAGATGGCACTGCAAACCCACT ggTTGCTACCATTTCCTCTATTGCAGCTGGAAGCTCTTATACaataaattttgctgagcgTGTTGAAGGTCAATATGTGATCATTATAGCCCCTGGTGTGAGCAGGGTTCTACATGTCTGTGAAGTGGAGGTCTACGGATACCGCGCTCCAACTG aagaaaatgtggCAGTTTATGGAAAAGCTTCACAGTCAACAATTTATTCTGGAGCCATCGCCTACAATGCTATCGATGGGTATCGTGAAGGCCGCTTCAGCCAGGGTTCCTGCAGTGCCACAAATAATACCTTTAACCCCTGGTGGAGACTGGACCTGGGAAGAACCCATAAAGTGTTCAATATTAACATAACCAATCGGGTAGAATATCCCACTCGAATTAACGGAGCTGAAATTCGTATTGGAGATTCACTTGATAACAAAGGAAATAACAATCCCAG GTGTGCTGTGATCTCAACCATCGCTCCAGGTTTTACTGAAACCTTTCAGTGCAACGGCATGGATGGTCGATACATCAACGTTGTCATACCTGGAAGAAATGAGTATCTCACACTGTGTGAGGTGGAAGTGTACGCATCTAGACTGGATTAA
- the pkdc gene encoding uncharacterized protein pkdc: MKQEYQDLILQTCGASSLRVGAKIQTLWSGYGEIVRLHLEGCGRPSVVVKHVKFPEEAEHPGGWNTNLSHARKVRSYQVETHWYQNYSTNQSCRIPACLAARSYGDEMLIVLEDLDVEGYDQRRTSLKDKEIRACLSWLAHFHALFLGVTPEGLWPVGTYWHLETRPDELEAMDDAELKAAAGDIDRILNECHFKTIVHGDAKLANFCFSKSGLEVAAVDFQYVGGGCGMKDVVYFLGSCMDERECDKRVPGLLDHYFSELKAFVNKDVNFNALEKEWREMFAFAWTDFHRFLLGWMPGHWKINQYSKQLTREVLRKLKQ; the protein is encoded by the exons ATGAAGCAGGAGTACCAGGACCTCATCCTGCAGACATGCGGTGCTTCATCGCTGCGTGTCGGCGCTAAGATCCAGACTCTGTGGAGCGGTTACGGGGAGATAGTGCGGCTGCACCTTGAGGGCTGTGGGCGGCCCTCGGTGGTGGTCAAACACGTCAAGTTTCCGGAAGAGGCAGAGCACCCGGGCGGCTGGAACACGAATCTCTCCCACGCCCGTAAAGTCAGGTCCTACCAGGTGGAGACCCACTGGTACCAGAACTACTCCACTAATCAGAGCTGCCGCATCCCCGCCTGCCTTGCCGCCCGTTCCTATGGCGACGAGATGCTGATAGTTCTGGAAGATCTGGATGTGGAGGGCTATGACCAGAGAAG aACCAGCTTGAAGGACAAAGAGATAAGGGCCTGCCTGAGCTGGCTCGCCCACTTCCATGCCCTCTTCCTGGGTGTGACCCCAGAGGGTCTGTGGCCGGTCGGCACCTACTGGCATCTGGAGACCCGGCCAGATGAGCTGGAAGCCATGGACGACGCTGAGCTCAAAGCGGCAGCGGGCGACATCGACAGGATCCTCAACGAGTGTCACTTTAAAACCATCGTTCACGGAGACGCCAAGCTGGCCAACTTCTGCTTCTCTAAGAGCGGACTCGAAGTGGCCGCCGTAGACTTTCAGTACGTCGGCGGTGGCTGTGGGATGAAAGATGTTGTGTATTTTCTCGGTAGCTGCATGGATGAGAGGGAATGTGATAAACGGGTACCGGGATTGTTGGACCACTATTTCTCAGAACTGAAGGCATTTGTTAATAAAGATGTGAACTTTAATGCTCTTGAGAAGGAGTGGAGAGAGATGTTTGCATTCGCGTGGACGGATTTCCATCGTTTTCTACTGGGATGGATGCCGGGACACTGGAAGATCAACCAGTACAGTAAGCAGCTGACCAGGGAGGTTCTGCGCAAACTGAAGCAGTAA
- the LOC103477659 gene encoding fucolectin-7-like isoform X3 yields the protein MRYGVLFHLLLLLPMCSAYTYQNVALRGKASQSSQYKGDPWNAFVDASNAIDGNLNADLTKGSCTHTDTENNPWWRVDLLDSYIVTQVVITNRGDCCAQQSNGLEVRIGNSLRQDGTANPLVATISSIAAGSSYTINFAERVEGQYVIIIAPGVSRVLHVCEVEVYGYRAPTEENVAVYGKASQSTVYPGAFAYYAIDGYREGLFSQGSCSATNNDYSPWWRLDLGRTHKVFNINITNRVEVPTRINGAEIRIGDSLDNNGNNNPRCAVISTIAPGFTETFQCNGMDGRYINVVIPGRNEYLTLCEVEVYASRLD from the exons ATGAGGTACGGCGTACTGTTTCATTTGCTGCTCCTCCTGCCAATGTGCTCAGCTTACACTTACC AAAACGTGGCTTTACGTGGCAAAGCTTCACAGTCTTCTCAGTACAAAGGGGATCCGTGGAATGCATTTGTAGATGCTTCCAATGCCATTGATGGAAACCTAAATGCTGACCTTACAAAGGGATCTTGCACCCACACTGATACTGAAAACAACCCCTGGTGGAGAGTGGACCTGCTGGACTCATACATAGTCACCCAGGTCGTCATCACCAACAGAGGAGACTGCTGTGCACAGCAATCCAATGGTTTGGAGGTTCGCATCGGAAACTCTTTACGACAAGATGGCACTGCAAACCCACT ggTTGCTACCATTTCCTCTATTGCAGCTGGAAGCTCTTATACaataaattttgctgagcgTGTTGAAGGTCAATATGTGATCATTATAGCCCCTGGTGTGAGCAGGGTTCTACATGTCTGTGAAGTGGAGGTCTACGGATACCGCGCTCCAACTG aagaaaatgtggCAGTTTATGGAAAAGCTTCACAGTCAACAGTTTATCCTGGAGCCTTTGCCTACTACGCTATCGATGGGTATCGTGAAGGCCTCTTCAGCCAGGGTTCCTGCAGTGCCACAAATAATGACTATAGCCCCTGGTGGAGACTGGACCTGGGAAGAACCCATAAAGTGTTCAATATTAACATAACCAATCGGGTAGAAGTTCCCACTCGAATTAACGGAGCTGAAATTCGGATTGGAGATTCACTTGATAACAATGGAAATAACAATCCCAG GTGTGCTGTGATCTCAACCATCGCTCCAGGTTTTACTGAAACCTTTCAGTGCAACGGCATGGATGGTCGATACATCAACGTTGTCATACCTGGAAGAAATGAGTATCTCACACTGTGTGAGGTGGAAGTGTACGCATCTAGACTGGATTAA